From Caminibacter mediatlanticus TB-2, the proteins below share one genomic window:
- a CDS encoding polysaccharide biosynthesis/export family protein translates to MKKIILMGIFLFFIGCSNKNYILFQQDTNTTAIKTSKKQNQTEIVYEYKIMPGDILSITIYNHPELSTASKEGVSGIEVYKDGTIMLPLIGKVKIAGLTKQEATLKLQKLYAQYLKKPYVSVNVLNKKIYVLGEVKSPGTVPLMGDYTNLIDVISQKGGFTDMARRDHILIISGGLKHPVIKQVDLTKISSLNYNNLILKPNDIVYVQPVNIKPLDVKVQGYMPILNFINTLFGTFANIKYISK, encoded by the coding sequence ATGAAAAAAATAATATTAATGGGAATATTTTTATTTTTTATAGGATGTAGTAATAAAAATTATATACTTTTCCAGCAAGACACTAATACTACTGCAATTAAAACTTCTAAAAAACAAAATCAAACAGAAATTGTCTATGAATACAAGATTATGCCAGGTGATATTTTATCTATAACTATATATAATCATCCTGAATTAAGTACTGCTTCTAAAGAAGGTGTAAGTGGGATAGAAGTTTATAAAGATGGTACAATAATGCTACCTTTAATAGGAAAAGTCAAAATTGCTGGACTTACCAAACAAGAAGCCACTCTTAAACTTCAAAAATTATATGCACAATATTTAAAAAAACCTTATGTAAGTGTTAATGTATTAAATAAAAAAATTTATGTATTAGGAGAAGTTAAATCTCCTGGTACTGTACCACTAATGGGAGATTATACTAATTTAATTGATGTTATATCTCAAAAAGGTGGTTTTACAGATATGGCAAGAAGAGATCATATTTTAATAATTAGTGGTGGATTAAAACATCCAGTTATAAAACAAGTTGATTTAACAAAAATTAGTTCTTTAAATTATAATAATTTAATTTTAAAACCAAATGATATTGTTTATGTTCAACCTGTAAATATTAAACCTCTTGATGTAAAAGTTCAAGGATATATGCCAATTCTTAATTTTATAAATACACTTTTTGGTACATTTGCAAATATAAAATATATATCTAAATAG